Proteins encoded by one window of Clostridium cagae:
- a CDS encoding TIGR04086 family membrane protein, which produces MENNNNNYLRSVCKGSVGAVILSFIGVVVLSLLMKIIEFTPSIFSMLYVVISLISLAIGSIIGAKANKSKGWLVGLGIGIIYYIALFIISSYISGAITFKIFDLAKFAISMGVGFLAGMLGINL; this is translated from the coding sequence ATGGAAAATAACAATAATAATTATTTAAGATCTGTTTGTAAAGGCTCCGTTGGAGCGGTAATATTAAGTTTTATTGGTGTAGTTGTCTTATCTTTACTTATGAAGATAATAGAATTTACACCAAGTATATTTAGCATGCTGTATGTAGTTATATCGTTAATAAGCTTAGCTATTGGTTCTATAATAGGGGCTAAGGCTAATAAGTCTAAAGGGTGGTTAGTAGGACTTGGAATAGGCATAATATACTATATAGCTTTATTTATAATTTCAAGTTACATAAGCGGAGCAATAACCTTTAAAATTTTTGATTTAGCTAAATTTGCAATTTCTATGGGAGTTGGATTTTTAGCAGGTATGCTAGGTATAAATTTATAA
- the queA gene encoding tRNA preQ1(34) S-adenosylmethionine ribosyltransferase-isomerase QueA, whose amino-acid sequence MNVKDFDFYLPEELIAQHPLEKRDTSRLMVLDKETGEISHKNFYDIIDYLNEGDTLVLNNTRVMPARLIGEKEGTSGKIEFLLLKRVEKDRWECLAKPGKSARVGRRFTFGDGKLKAEVVEVKDNGNRIVEFYYEGIFEEVLDSLGEMPLPPYIHERLEDRERYQTVYSKENGSAAAPTAGLHFTEELLHKIKDRGINIAYVTLHVGLGTFRPVKVDTIEDHEMHSEYYHLSKEDAEVINATKKRGNKVISVGTTSTRTLETIADEDGNVKETNGWTNIFIYPGYKFKVVDRLITNFHLPESTLIMLVSTLAGKEHVMNAYEEAVKEKYRFFSFGDAMFIK is encoded by the coding sequence ATGAACGTAAAAGACTTTGATTTTTATTTACCAGAGGAATTGATAGCTCAACATCCTTTAGAAAAAAGAGATACTTCAAGACTTATGGTTTTGGATAAAGAAACAGGAGAAATATCTCATAAGAATTTTTATGACATTATAGATTATTTAAATGAAGGTGATACTTTAGTATTAAATAATACAAGAGTAATGCCAGCCAGATTAATTGGTGAAAAAGAAGGTACAAGTGGAAAAATAGAATTCTTACTATTAAAAAGAGTAGAAAAAGATAGATGGGAATGTCTAGCTAAACCTGGAAAATCAGCAAGAGTAGGGAGAAGGTTTACTTTTGGTGATGGGAAGTTAAAGGCAGAAGTAGTAGAAGTTAAAGACAATGGTAATAGAATAGTAGAGTTTTATTATGAAGGTATATTTGAAGAAGTGCTTGATTCACTAGGAGAAATGCCATTACCACCTTATATCCATGAAAGATTAGAAGACAGAGAAAGATATCAAACAGTATATTCTAAGGAAAATGGATCAGCAGCAGCACCAACTGCAGGTCTTCATTTTACTGAAGAATTATTACATAAAATAAAAGATAGAGGTATTAATATTGCTTATGTAACTTTACACGTTGGTCTTGGAACATTTAGACCAGTTAAAGTTGACACTATAGAGGATCATGAAATGCATTCAGAATATTATCATCTTTCAAAAGAAGATGCTGAAGTAATAAATGCAACTAAAAAAAGAGGTAATAAGGTTATTTCAGTAGGTACAACATCTACTAGGACTCTAGAAACAATAGCAGATGAAGATGGCAATGTAAAAGAAACAAATGGGTGGACTAATATATTTATATACCCAGGATATAAATTTAAAGTGGTTGATAGACTAATAACTAATTTCCACTTGCCAGAGTCTACATTGATAATGCTTGTTTCAACTTTAGCAGGAAAAGAACATGTAATGAATGCATACGAAGAAGCTGTTAAAGAAAAATATAGATTCTTCTCATTTGGAGATGCTATGTTTATAAAATAA
- the yajC gene encoding preprotein translocase subunit YajC produces the protein MNNMSAILINVLPFLVVFVIFYFLLILPEKKRKKKYGNMISELKVNDEIMTRGGIIGKIVNIDDENVVIETSAAKTKIKLAKSGISYKTNK, from the coding sequence ATGAATAATATGAGTGCAATACTTATAAATGTGCTACCATTTTTAGTTGTTTTTGTTATATTCTATTTCTTGCTTATTTTGCCAGAAAAGAAAAGAAAAAAGAAATATGGTAATATGATAAGTGAATTAAAAGTTAATGATGAAATTATGACAAGAGGTGGAATCATCGGTAAAATAGTAAACATCGATGATGAAAATGTAGTTATTGAAACAAGTGCAGCAAAAACTAAGATAAAACTTGCAAAAAGTGGGATTTCATACAAGACAAATAAATAA
- the ruvB gene encoding Holliday junction branch migration DNA helicase RuvB has protein sequence MERIVTPAEMFEDGNSELSLRPQKINEYIGQDKVKERLNIFIKAARNRKEALDHVLLYGPPGLGKTTLANIIAKEMTGDLKITSGPAIERAGDLAAILTTLKDYDVLFIDEIHRLNRSVEEILYPAMEDYALDIVIGKGAAAKSIRLDLPKFTLIGATTRIGMLTSPLRDRFGVLCAMEYYDETQLKEIVIRSAAVFGCKITEEGALEIASRSRGTPRIANRLLKRVRDYSEVKSNKVISLKEARDALELLEVDNQGFDKVDNKILEAIIDNFNGGPVGIETLSYFIGEELGTIEDVYEPYLLQKGFIVRTPRGRIASDKAYKHLGRVNNKNNNSNKGQTSFFNS, from the coding sequence ATGGAAAGAATAGTAACTCCAGCTGAAATGTTTGAAGATGGAAATTCTGAACTTAGCTTAAGACCACAAAAAATAAATGAATATATAGGTCAAGATAAAGTAAAAGAAAGATTAAATATATTTATAAAGGCCGCTAGAAATAGAAAAGAAGCCCTTGATCATGTACTTTTATATGGTCCACCTGGACTTGGAAAGACTACTTTAGCTAATATTATTGCCAAGGAAATGACTGGAGATTTAAAAATAACATCAGGTCCGGCAATAGAGAGAGCAGGGGATTTAGCAGCTATATTAACTACACTAAAAGATTATGATGTTTTATTTATTGATGAAATACATAGATTAAATAGAAGTGTTGAAGAAATCTTATATCCTGCGATGGAAGATTATGCATTAGACATTGTTATTGGTAAGGGTGCGGCTGCTAAATCTATAAGACTTGATTTACCAAAATTCACATTGATAGGTGCAACTACTAGAATAGGAATGCTAACATCTCCATTAAGAGATAGATTTGGTGTACTTTGTGCAATGGAATATTATGATGAAACTCAATTAAAGGAAATTGTGATAAGAAGTGCGGCTGTATTTGGATGTAAAATTACTGAAGAGGGAGCTTTGGAAATTGCAAGTAGATCTAGAGGGACTCCTAGAATAGCTAATAGACTATTGAAAAGAGTTAGAGATTACTCTGAGGTAAAATCCAATAAAGTAATTTCTTTAAAAGAAGCAAGAGATGCATTAGAATTACTAGAAGTAGATAATCAAGGATTTGATAAGGTTGATAATAAAATATTAGAAGCAATTATAGATAATTTTAATGGTGGGCCAGTTGGAATAGAAACTTTATCTTATTTTATAGGTGAAGAATTAGGTACAATTGAGGATGTTTATGAACCGTACTTACTTCAAAAAGGGTTCATAGTAAGAACACCACGAGGCAGAATTGCAAGTGATAAAGCTTATAAACATTTAGGAAGAGTTAATAATAAAAACAATAATTCAAATAAAGGACAAACAAGTTTTTTTAATAGTTAG
- the tgt gene encoding tRNA guanosine(34) transglycosylase Tgt, protein MSKRYTLLKKDGKARRGEFVTPHGTIQTPVFMNVGTLAAIKGAVSSMDLKEIGCQVELSNTYHLHLRPTDKVVSKLGGLHKFMNWDRPILTDSGGFQVFSLSAMRKIKEEGVYFNSHIDGRKIFMGPEESMQIQSNLASTIAMAFDECIPNPSTREYVERSVARTTRWLERCKNEMDRLNTLPDTINKEQMLFGINQGGTYEDIRIEHAKEIVKMDLDGYAIGGLAVGESHEDMYRIIDAVAPHLPEDKPIYLMGVGTPSNILEAIDRGVDFFDCVLPARNGRHGNVYTNEGKLNMMNAKHELDEKPIEEGCQCPACKHYTRAYIRHLFKAKEMLAMRLCVLHNLYFYNKLMEEVRNAIDGGYFKEFKNKKIAVWEDRK, encoded by the coding sequence GTGAGTAAAAGATATACTTTATTAAAAAAGGATGGAAAAGCTAGAAGAGGAGAATTTGTAACTCCTCATGGGACTATACAAACTCCAGTATTTATGAATGTAGGTACATTAGCAGCTATAAAAGGTGCAGTATCAAGCATGGATTTAAAAGAAATAGGATGTCAAGTTGAATTATCTAATACATATCATTTACATTTAAGGCCTACTGATAAGGTTGTTAGTAAATTAGGTGGATTACATAAGTTTATGAATTGGGATAGACCAATACTTACTGATTCAGGTGGATTCCAAGTATTCTCACTTTCAGCTATGAGAAAGATAAAAGAAGAGGGTGTTTACTTTAATTCTCATATAGATGGAAGAAAAATATTTATGGGACCAGAAGAATCAATGCAAATTCAAAGTAATTTAGCATCTACGATTGCAATGGCTTTTGATGAATGTATACCTAACCCTTCAACAAGAGAATATGTTGAAAGATCAGTAGCAAGAACTACAAGATGGCTTGAAAGATGTAAAAATGAAATGGATAGATTAAATACACTTCCAGATACAATTAATAAAGAACAAATGTTATTTGGAATAAATCAAGGTGGAACGTATGAAGATATAAGAATAGAACATGCTAAAGAAATTGTTAAAATGGATTTAGATGGATATGCTATTGGAGGGCTTGCTGTTGGAGAAAGTCATGAGGACATGTATAGAATAATAGATGCTGTTGCACCACATCTTCCAGAAGATAAGCCTATATACTTAATGGGAGTTGGAACACCAAGTAACATATTAGAGGCTATTGACAGAGGTGTTGATTTCTTTGATTGTGTACTTCCTGCAAGAAATGGTAGGCATGGAAATGTGTATACTAATGAAGGTAAGCTTAATATGATGAATGCAAAGCATGAATTAGATGAAAAACCAATAGAAGAAGGGTGTCAATGCCCAGCTTGTAAGCATTATACAAGAGCATATATAAGACATTTATTCAAAGCAAAAGAAATGCTAGCTATGAGATTATGTGTATTACATAACCTATATTTCTATAATAAATTAATGGAAGAAGTAAGAAATGCTATTGATGGCGGCTATTTTAAAGAATTTAAAAATAAGAAAATAGCAGTATGGGAAGATAGAAAATAG
- the ruvA gene encoding Holliday junction branch migration protein RuvA has protein sequence MYEYIKGEYMGINKDYIIIENNGIGYKIFTSGATMSSMPCCGEKIKLYIEQIVREDFIGLYGFESLEELEMFKMLLSINGVGAKAALSLLSISRLNNLKYAIITGDEKHLCRGVGIGKKTAARIILELKDKLKTDELLNCIDEFDDVTQDNSLAISEALSALISLGYTEKEAEKVLRDVDKSESVENIIKSALVKLMG, from the coding sequence ATGTATGAATATATAAAAGGTGAATATATGGGAATAAACAAAGATTATATCATTATTGAAAATAATGGAATAGGATATAAAATATTTACTTCAGGTGCAACCATGTCTTCAATGCCATGCTGTGGTGAAAAAATAAAATTGTATATTGAACAAATTGTAAGAGAAGATTTTATTGGATTATATGGTTTTGAATCTTTAGAAGAGTTAGAAATGTTTAAAATGTTACTTTCGATAAATGGTGTTGGAGCTAAAGCAGCTTTGTCATTATTATCTATAAGTCGTTTAAATAATTTAAAATATGCAATAATTACTGGAGATGAAAAACATCTTTGTAGAGGTGTTGGTATAGGTAAAAAGACAGCTGCTAGGATTATATTAGAATTAAAAGATAAGTTAAAGACAGATGAATTACTAAATTGTATAGATGAATTTGATGATGTAACACAAGACAACTCACTTGCTATTTCAGAAGCATTAAGTGCATTGATTTCTTTAGGATATACAGAAAAAGAAGCAGAAAAAGTGCTTAGAGACGTGGATAAATCTGAAAGTGTTGAAAATATTATAAAAAGTGCATTAGTTAAACTAATGGGATAA
- a CDS encoding radical SAM/SPASM domain-containing protein produces the protein MRKFKRVYIEITNICNLECNFCPKTSRKLKFMDEESFEHVLKSVKPYSDYVYFHLMGEPFLNSNLEKFLDLSNKYKIKANITTNGTLINDVKDILIKSPALRQVNISLHSFEANNKEIKFEEYIENIISFCEEATEKSNIICSLRLWNLDTRYKASNDMNIDIYSILEERFNLDYNLKDILREKNSAKLSKNVYLSMGEKFKWPSINSEELGERAFCYGLRDQIGILVDGTVVPCCLDSEGNIPLGNIFESDLEEILNSKRAKDMYDGFSRRVAVEELCKKCGFINRVR, from the coding sequence ATGAGAAAATTTAAAAGAGTATATATAGAAATAACTAATATTTGCAATTTAGAATGCAATTTTTGCCCCAAGACAAGTAGAAAATTAAAATTTATGGATGAGGAATCTTTTGAACATGTTTTAAAATCTGTAAAACCATATAGTGATTATGTTTATTTTCATTTAATGGGTGAGCCATTTTTAAATTCTAATCTTGAAAAGTTTTTAGATTTAAGTAATAAGTATAAAATAAAAGCTAATATTACTACAAATGGGACATTAATAAATGATGTGAAGGATATATTGATTAAATCACCAGCGTTAAGACAAGTAAATATTTCACTTCATAGTTTTGAAGCTAATAATAAGGAAATAAAATTTGAAGAATATATAGAAAATATAATAAGCTTTTGTGAAGAAGCTACAGAAAAAAGTAATATAATTTGTTCATTAAGATTGTGGAATTTAGATACAAGATATAAAGCAAGTAATGATATGAATATAGACATATATAGTATTCTTGAAGAAAGATTTAATTTAGATTATAACTTAAAAGATATATTAAGGGAAAAAAATAGTGCTAAACTTTCTAAAAATGTATATTTAAGCATGGGGGAAAAATTTAAATGGCCATCAATCAATAGTGAAGAGTTAGGAGAAAGAGCTTTTTGCTATGGATTAAGAGATCAAATAGGCATATTAGTAGATGGAACAGTTGTACCATGCTGTCTAGATAGTGAAGGTAATATACCACTTGGCAATATATTCGAAAGTGATTTAGAAGAAATTTTAAATTCTAAACGAGCTAAAGATATGTATGATGGCTTTTCAAGAAGAGTTGCAGTAGAAGAGTTATGCAAAAAGTGTGGCTTTATAAACAGGGTGAGATGA
- a CDS encoding methyl-accepting chemotaxis protein yields the protein MIILNSNNIKVNTIQKKLLVNITLMILIPIIILGIMTTMLTIKSNNKNFEFNSNTLANIGDSIIADEINYHKDILNSLSHLNSYSSIDDEYDVLRKQFRLLTQSDENILNIYFANTDGKIVQLLDNEIPADFDPRETEWYKKSEENKYEFYIQNPYMDIITNKNVITISRAIVNDDFRGVISIDIDLSSLSEELSNIKYGQTGNTVVVDLTGKIVSSINPSEIGTDEATKYSTWDYICNNDSGQTMIQDNNKKYKAYFMTSEETGWKIIVRIPNNEFRENERFFVVLICVAIVILTIISSLFCLNISKKIGGNIKKIRDGLDKAANGDFREEISVDSNDEFLVLAQSFNYMKNNVYELIKDVDNSSNNVNNTSINLANMSEEVSASMLQVSETISEISRGTMESSSSLEDVSGKVENLSKQIDKISTITNNVNEMAMTTDNLSKQGIATVETIIQKSYETKISTEEVKNVVIEVSNSVIKIGAMNETISQITEQTNLLALNAAIEAARAGESGRGFAVVAEEIRKLAEQTSGSAKQIDEIIKDIKDKSILAAKTVSKTSDTVQGQEEAVQASQGIFTDILSAVENLSDSVKEIYDGVGYINTMKNGVVDQVQNLSAILEETAAGSEEVAASAQEVTRATDEFVENSNNLRELSNNLKDNLEKFKL from the coding sequence GTGATTATTTTGAATAGTAATAATATAAAAGTAAACACCATTCAAAAGAAATTACTTGTAAATATAACTTTAATGATATTAATTCCTATAATAATATTAGGAATTATGACAACTATGCTGACTATAAAATCTAATAATAAAAACTTTGAATTTAATTCAAATACTTTAGCAAATATAGGTGATAGCATTATAGCTGATGAAATTAATTATCATAAAGATATTTTAAATTCATTAAGCCATTTAAATTCATATTCATCTATTGATGATGAGTATGATGTTTTAAGAAAACAATTTAGACTATTAACTCAATCGGATGAAAATATATTGAATATATATTTTGCTAACACTGATGGTAAAATAGTTCAATTATTAGATAATGAAATACCTGCGGACTTTGATCCGAGAGAAACGGAATGGTATAAAAAATCAGAAGAAAATAAATACGAATTTTATATCCAAAATCCATATATGGATATAATAACTAATAAAAATGTTATAACAATATCAAGGGCTATTGTTAATGATGATTTTAGAGGGGTAATATCTATAGATATAGATTTAAGTTCTTTATCTGAAGAATTATCTAATATAAAATATGGACAAACAGGTAATACTGTAGTTGTTGATTTAACAGGAAAAATAGTATCTTCTATTAATCCTAGCGAAATAGGCACAGATGAAGCAACTAAATATAGTACCTGGGATTATATATGTAACAATGATTCTGGACAAACTATGATACAGGATAATAACAAAAAGTATAAAGCATATTTTATGACATCAGAAGAAACAGGATGGAAAATAATAGTCAGAATACCCAATAATGAATTTAGGGAGAATGAAAGATTTTTTGTTGTACTAATTTGTGTTGCTATAGTTATACTAACAATAATTAGTTCATTATTTTGTTTAAATATTTCAAAAAAAATAGGTGGAAATATTAAGAAGATAAGAGATGGTCTTGATAAGGCAGCAAATGGCGATTTTAGAGAAGAAATAAGTGTAGATTCTAATGATGAATTTTTAGTACTAGCTCAAAGTTTTAATTATATGAAAAATAATGTATATGAATTAATTAAAGATGTAGATAATTCATCTAACAATGTAAATAATACATCTATAAATTTAGCTAATATGAGCGAAGAAGTATCAGCATCAATGTTACAAGTAAGTGAAACTATCAGTGAAATATCTAGAGGAACAATGGAATCTTCAAGCAGTCTTGAAGATGTATCTGGTAAGGTAGAAAATTTATCAAAGCAAATAGATAAAATATCTACAATTACTAACAATGTTAATGAAATGGCAATGACAACAGATAATTTAAGTAAGCAAGGTATTGCTACAGTAGAAACTATAATACAAAAATCTTATGAAACTAAGATAAGCACCGAAGAAGTTAAAAATGTAGTTATAGAGGTTTCTAATAGTGTAATAAAAATAGGTGCTATGAATGAAACTATAAGTCAAATAACAGAACAAACCAACTTACTTGCTTTAAATGCTGCAATAGAGGCTGCAAGAGCAGGGGAATCAGGGAGAGGTTTTGCTGTTGTAGCAGAGGAAATAAGAAAGCTTGCTGAACAAACATCAGGGTCAGCTAAACAAATAGATGAAATAATAAAAGATATAAAAGATAAATCTATATTGGCAGCTAAGACAGTGTCTAAAACCAGTGATACAGTACAAGGACAAGAAGAAGCTGTGCAAGCATCACAAGGGATTTTTACAGATATATTATCAGCTGTAGAAAATTTATCAGATAGTGTAAAAGAAATATATGATGGAGTAGGATATATTAACACAATGAAAAATGGTGTTGTAGATCAAGTACAAAATTTATCGGCTATACTTGAAGAAACAGCGGCAGGTTCAGAGGAAGTGGCAGCTTCAGCACAAGAAGTTACAAGAGCTACAGATGAATTTGTAGAAAACTCAAATAATTTAAGGGAATTATCAAACAATCTAAAAGATAATTTAGAAAAATTTAAATTATAA